TTGAATGGGATAGCTATATGGTTGTACCTCCGGGTCCATGCCCTTAAAGCCAGCGATGGTAAATAGGTTTTCGCCATCCACGAATATTTTCAGACCGGATATGTGGATCCTCTTTAACAGGCTGTATGGCAGTGAATATCCGATCTCCGCGTTTTTCAGTCTTACATAGTTGCCATTCTTCAGGTAGAAAGTAGAGAAAAGGGTATTGTTGTTCGTAGCGGATACAGCCAGTCTTGACAAGGTCGCTTCGCCTGCAGTTTCCGGTGTCCAGCGACCCGTCGCATTTTCATATACCTGACCGTTGGTCGTGTTATAGTCCATACCAAAGTGGTCTACGGCATTATTCAATGCACTGATCTGCCTGTTGCCTACACCCTGGATGACGAAACTAAAGTTGAATCCTTTGTAGTTACCACCCAGTGTAACCCCGAAGAATGCCAGTGGTTTGGTACCTCCGATGGTAGACTGGTCAAAGGCATCGATCACACCATCTCCATTCAGGTCTTTGTATTTAATATCGCCGGGTTGCGGAGTGTAGCCAGCTATGTGAGCACTACTGGCGGCATCTTCTGCATTCTGGTAAAGTCCAAGGGATGTATAACCATAGAAAGTGCCTGATACCGGTAATCCTGTTCTTCTGTTCCAGGCATGAGGAGTAGCCAGTTCATCGTTGTAGATGATTTTGGAATAAGCAAGATTTCCGTTTGTAGTCACGAAGTAGTTGAAGTTGCCCAGATGGTTGTTGTAAGTCAGTGACAACTCAATACCATGGTACTGGTTCTTACCAATGTTCTCCAAAGGATAACCGGTACCCAGCAAGGCAATAGAATTACCACGATATCCCAGTATATCTGAATATACATCATGGTAGTAATCGGCCGTGAGTTGTAAATGATTCCGGAAGAAAGAGATGTCTGTACCTACATCGAACTTGTTCGCTTTTTCCCAGGTGATATAAGGATTGGCCAGCGAACCTTCGTACTGATAATAAACAGTGGTGTAGCCGGTACCTACCTGGTAGTTCTTACCATTGTTATTGGAATTGTAGGTTTGAGAATATGCGTAATATAAAGAAGCGTTCAGATCAATATTTGCATTGCCTGTTCTGGCATAAGTAGCTCTCCATTTCCAACCACTGATCCAGGGAAGGTTTTCTTTGATGAAATCCTCATTGCCTATCTCCCATCCCAAACCGGCACCGTAGAAGAGGCCCCATCGTTTGCCTTCAGGGTACCGGTTATTGCCACTACCTATCAGGGTTGCATTTACAAAGTATTTCTTATTGTAGTCATACCCTACCCTACCTCCTGCATTGGTGGTAGTTGATGCCAGGTCATAGTTCGCTACGACGGACTTGCGGTCGTACATCAGCTGTGCATCAACATTGCTCTTTTCGAAGCTCCTGTTATAGTTCAGGCTTCCCTGTGCATATGACTGACGGGAAGTAAATACAGTTCGGAATGCATTGCTTTGTGAAGTAGTGGTACCATAAATCACATAGGCACTATCTATATAACCATAAGATGGATTCTGTAAACTTCTGTCCAGTGCGGTGATTGACTGGTATGCCAGGTTACCTTTAATTTTGAATGTCAACCCTTTCAGCACACTGTTCAGGTTGTAGTTCAGGTCTAAATTTGCGAGAATGTCATTGGTATTGTTTTGTGTATAGCCTGAATATTGTGCTCTTGACAACAGGTTATTGCTGTAAGGACCACCATTACCACCGATGTTGTTACCACCAAAGGAGCCATTGCGGTTGTAAATAGGATACGCATTATTAGGCGTTGAAAACAGTGCATTCAACAAGCCATTGTAATCATTACCTGGTTCGCGGGTGTTCTGCACACGACCGAATAACTGAAGGTCCACATTCAGGTTCTGGTTCACCTGCACACCGATGTCGGAGTTGATGACATAACGCTTCAGGCTATTGTTCGTACTATACGATACATCCGGACTGGTTTTGAAGATCCCTTCCTGGTCAAAATAACTGAGGGATACAGAATAGCGGGCCACATTTGTACCACCATTCACATTCAGTTTGTAGTTGGAGATAGGTGTATAATCTTTCAGGAGGGTCTTGAACCAGTTGATATCAGGATGACCATAAGGGTCTGTATGATTTTTATACGCAGCAAAATCTTCAGCACTGTACAGGGCAGGTTTTCCATCATTCATCAGAGTTTCATTCAGCAGGTAAGCATATTGGTAGGCAGGTAATGGTTTGGGTAAACCTAATGACTGCTGCATGCCTGTTTGTACCGTGAATGTGATATGCGGGCGGCCCATTTCCCCTCTCCTCGTCGTCACCAACATAACCGGGCGGGAACTGTTATTACCTAATAATAAGGTAGACAACCCATCTTTCAGCATAGAGATCGATTCAATAGATTCCGGATCGATAGAAGAAATTTCTCTTTGTACCCCATCAATCACGGTCACGGGTGTTTGTCCTCTCACACTCAGGCTAATCTCAGAGTTATCTGTAGAGCGATTGTTATTAGAAGATGCATTTACCAGTGTTTGTCCGATGATGGCGGAAGAAGAAATTTCACTCACATTGAAAGAAGTGAAGCCACTGTTTTGTTTGGTATACACACCAGACAATTGGCCGGGAAATGCGTATACATATAAAGAAGCAGGTGTAGTGATCAATTGTTTTGTATAGATGGTAGACACGGCACCCAATACTTTGGAGCGGTCTACTCTTTCATACAGCATATCAACCTGGTTTGGAGATTTCAGGAATGCATCAGTGAGCTGTACCGTCATTTCAGCGGAGGCATTCAATTCACGGGTATAATAGTCCTTCCACAAAAACACTAACACAGTACCGGGAGGTGTATCCAGGTGAAACTCTCCGTTAGCATCTGTGAATATTTCCTTCTTTGCATCTTTTACCATGACCTTTACGCCGGCCATTGGTTCGCT
This Chitinophaga sancti DNA region includes the following protein-coding sequences:
- a CDS encoding SusC/RagA family TonB-linked outer membrane protein: MWMIMRYIFCLICLFAFTQQKIFAQDAKKSGINGTVVNEFSEPMAGVKVMVKDAKKEIFTDANGEFHLDTPPGTVLVFLWKDYYTRELNASAEMTVQLTDAFLKSPNQVDMLYERVDRSKVLGAVSTIYTKQLITTPASLYVYAFPGQLSGVYTKQNSGFTSFNVSEISSSAIIGQTLVNASSNNNRSTDNSEISLSVRGQTPVTVIDGVQREISSIDPESIESISMLKDGLSTLLLGNNSSRPVMLVTTRRGEMGRPHITFTVQTGMQQSLGLPKPLPAYQYAYLLNETLMNDGKPALYSAEDFAAYKNHTDPYGHPDINWFKTLLKDYTPISNYKLNVNGGTNVARYSVSLSYFDQEGIFKTSPDVSYSTNNSLKRYVINSDIGVQVNQNLNVDLQLFGRVQNTREPGNDYNGLLNALFSTPNNAYPIYNRNGSFGGNNIGGNGGPYSNNLLSRAQYSGYTQNNTNDILANLDLNYNLNSVLKGLTFKIKGNLAYQSITALDRSLQNPSYGYIDSAYVIYGTTTSQSNAFRTVFTSRQSYAQGSLNYNRSFEKSNVDAQLMYDRKSVVANYDLASTTTNAGGRVGYDYNKKYFVNATLIGSGNNRYPEGKRWGLFYGAGLGWEIGNEDFIKENLPWISGWKWRATYARTGNANIDLNASLYYAYSQTYNSNNNGKNYQVGTGYTTVYYQYEGSLANPYITWEKANKFDVGTDISFFRNHLQLTADYYHDVYSDILGYRGNSIALLGTGYPLENIGKNQYHGIELSLTYNNHLGNFNYFVTTNGNLAYSKIIYNDELATPHAWNRRTGLPVSGTFYGYTSLGLYQNAEDAASSAHIAGYTPQPGDIKYKDLNGDGVIDAFDQSTIGGTKPLAFFGVTLGGNYKGFNFSFVIQGVGNRQISALNNAVDHFGMDYNTTNGQVYENATGRWTPETAGEATLSRLAVSATNNNTLFSTFYLKNGNYVRLKNAEIGYSLPYSLLKRIHISGLKIFVDGENLFTIAGFKGMDPEVQPYSYPIQRVVSTGVSIKL